In Nitratireductor sp. GISD-1A_MAKvit, a genomic segment contains:
- a CDS encoding carbohydrate ABC transporter permease — MSEITQNTKQAGLHDDSEGMEQFNTLPRRIVTVYLPLAVFVFVLLFPFYWMAITAIKPDYQLTDYKNYSPFWVIEPTLEHVKFLLFETSYPGWLWNTMLVSFASTFISLAASVFAAYAIERVRFTGARVTGLMIFLAYLVPPSILFIPLAFIVFKVGIFDSRLALILTYPTFLIPFCTWLLMGYFRSIPFELEESALVDGATRWQILTKVILPLAVPGLISAGIFAFTLSWNEFIYALTFISSSENKTVPVGVLTELVRGDIYEWGALMSGALLGSLPVVILYSFFVDYYVSSMTGAVKE; from the coding sequence ATGAGCGAGATTACCCAGAACACAAAACAGGCCGGCCTTCACGACGATTCCGAAGGCATGGAACAGTTCAACACGCTGCCGCGGCGGATCGTGACGGTCTATCTGCCGCTCGCGGTGTTCGTTTTCGTGTTGCTTTTTCCGTTTTACTGGATGGCGATCACCGCCATCAAACCGGATTACCAACTCACCGACTACAAGAATTACAGCCCCTTCTGGGTGATCGAGCCGACGCTCGAACATGTGAAATTCCTGCTGTTCGAGACGTCTTATCCGGGCTGGCTGTGGAACACGATGCTGGTGTCGTTCGCCTCGACCTTCATCTCGCTCGCAGCATCTGTCTTTGCCGCCTATGCCATCGAGCGGGTACGGTTCACCGGGGCGCGGGTGACGGGGCTGATGATCTTTCTCGCCTATCTGGTGCCGCCTTCCATCCTGTTCATTCCGCTTGCGTTCATCGTGTTCAAGGTGGGGATCTTCGATTCACGCCTCGCGCTGATCCTGACCTACCCGACCTTTCTGATCCCGTTCTGCACCTGGCTTCTGATGGGCTATTTCCGCAGCATCCCCTTCGAACTGGAGGAAAGCGCGCTGGTGGATGGCGCGACGCGCTGGCAGATCCTCACCAAGGTTATCCTGCCGCTGGCGGTGCCCGGTCTCATCTCGGCCGGCATCTTCGCGTTCACCCTGTCCTGGAACGAGTTCATCTATGCGCTGACCTTCATCTCCTCGTCGGAAAACAAGACAGTGCCTGTCGGTGTGCTGACGGAGCTGGTGCGTGGCGATATCTATGAGTGGGGCGCGCTGATGTCGGGTGCGCTGCTTGGCTCGCTGCCGGTCGTCATCCTCTATTCTTTCTTCGTCGATTACTACGTCTCGTCCATGACGGGCGCGGTGAAGGAATGA